From the Solanum stenotomum isolate F172 chromosome 4, ASM1918654v1, whole genome shotgun sequence genome, one window contains:
- the LOC125861423 gene encoding AT-rich interactive domain-containing protein 6-like, which yields MDKGDVEMLDAEKNVHASDVLLSNESPVEYKNGVKTGKINAEEKTNYQSDSKGENLKDDKSETEDQLNSNSPPEAHDNVVLENETPTIDAGRMIWSYEFPKVKLEVTDSLIGKMPEPVSPMFQINPSTANVGHHSGEASENTSAIMADGEDDEGSLKDRAAFLGKLVTVYQEKAMEFKPPRLWRSVIRLGGYDRLLLQYERHMIQNGELQLPIALPPSSSGVDNEGSGYQISASGRAVKDSAIRCRLGKQEQYLFGYGEVAEPMVKERNANNMPKRAKSLKNTGSLKHHGQNEVEHPIKAVETETSKQ from the exons ATGGATAAGGGTGATGTAGAGATGTTGGACGCTGAAAAGAATGTCCATGCTAGTGATGTCCTTTTGTCCAATGAGTCACCGGTCGAGTACAAAAACGGTGTTAAGACTGGCAAAATTAATGCTGAGGAAAAGACAAATTATCAGAGTGATTCAAAGGGAGAAAACTTGAAGGATGATAAAAGTGAGACAGAGGACCAGCTCAACTCTAACAGTCCGCCAGAGGCACACGACAATGTTGTTCTAGAGAACGAAACACCTACTATTGATGCTGGACGGATGATATG GTCTTACGAGTTTCCAAAAGTGAAACTAGAAGTTACTGATTCTTTGATTGGAAAAATGCCAGAACCAGTTAGTCCAATGTTTCAGATCAATCCTTCAACTGCAAATGTTGGACATCATAGTGGGGAAGCATCTGAGAATACTTCTGCAATA ATGGCTGATGGTGAGGATGATGAAGGCTCCCTTAAGGATCGAGCTGCCTTTTTAGGAAAACTAGTAACGGTTTACCAGGAGAAGGCGATGGAATTTAAACCACCTAG GTTATGGAGATCTGTGATCAGATTAGGTGGCTATGATCGG TTGCTTCTACAATATGAAAGGCATATGATACAAAACGGAGAGCTTCAACTTCCTATTGCTCTTCCTCCTAGTTCTTCGGGTGTTGACAATGAG GGAAGTGGTTACCAAATTTCTGCATCAGGAAGGGCAGTAAAAGATTCAGCTATTCGTTGTAGGTTAGGCAAGCAGGAGCAATACCTTTTTGGTTATGGTGAGGTTGCTGAGCCAATGGTAAAG GAAAGGAATGCCAACAATATGCCAAAGCGTGCAAAGAGCCTCAAAAATACTG GTTCTCTTAAGCACCATGGACAAAATGAAGTGGAGCACCCAATAAAAGCTGTAGAAACTGAAACATCTAAGCAGTAA
- the LOC125861424 gene encoding endoglucanase 6-like: protein MDQNNSQKSHSHTGKNIITHNSYIDLVEPDLPNSPSKELYYSRSAKQSRQFFMSSKAGHNAPVFDKYQQKAKNFMCSCLAKDDRNIQKTPGGLIYRQRWNNMYFVTSAAFLATTYSDYLASAGKYLKCSSGSVSPNELLSFSKSQVDYILGDNPRATK from the exons ATGGATCAGAACAATTCCCAGAAAAGTCACAGTCATACaggtaaaaatattattactcatAACTCTTATATTGATCTTGTTGAACCAGATCTGCCAAACAGTCCAAGCAAAGAACTTTATTACTCAAGATCTGCCAAACAGTCCAGGCAGTTCTTTATGTCTAGTAAAGCTGGTCATAATGCACCTGTATTTGATAAGTACCAGCAGAAAGCAAAGAACTTTATGTGTTCATGTCTTGCAAAGGATGACAGAAATATCCAAAAAACTCCTGGAGGTCTCATCTATAGGCAAAGATGGAACAATATGTATTTTGTTACTAGTGCTGCATTCCTTGCCACTACTTATTCTGACTATTTGGCCTCTGCTGGCAAATACCTCAAGTGTTCTTCTGGTTCTGTTTCTCCGAATGAGCTTCTCTCATTCTCTAAGTCTCAG GTGGACTACATTCTTGGTGACAACCCGAGAGCAACAAAATAG